A DNA window from Mobula hypostoma chromosome 3, sMobHyp1.1, whole genome shotgun sequence contains the following coding sequences:
- the LOC134343806 gene encoding gastrula zinc finger protein XlCGF57.1-like — protein MASECGKGFTQSSQLNENQRVHTEKMPFTCSDCGKGFTQSNHLLQHQLVHTGERPFTCSDCGKGFTQSSNLQRHQRVHTGKKPFTCSDCGKRFAQSSQLKEHQRVHTGEKPFTCSECGKGFARSSELKLHQRVHTGEKPFTCYECGKGFSQSAQMKDHLRVHTGERPFTCSDCGKGFTRLSTLLRHQRVHTGERPFTCSDCGKGFIQSNHLLQHQRVHTGEKPFTCSECWKVFAWSSELKIHQRVHTGEKPFSCSDCGKGFTHLSSLQSHQRIHTGEKPFTCSDCGKGFTRSSNLQRHQRIHTGEKPFTCSECGKGFTQSSQLKEHQRVHTGERPFTCFECGKGFARSSELKIHQRVHTGEKPFTCSECGKVFARSSELKLHQRVHTGERPFTCSECGKGFAQSSKLVRHYRIHTREKLFTCSDCGKEFSRSSDFKIHQQIHTRGCNSPVLNVGKDSLRHVN, from the coding sequence ATGgcttctgaatgtgggaagggattcactcaatcatcTCAACTGAATGAaaatcagcgagttcacactgaaaagatgccattcacctgctcagactgtgggaagggattcactcagtcaaaTCACCTGCTACAACATCAGttggttcacactggggagaggccattcacctgctcagactgtgggaagggattcactcagtcatccaacctacagagacaccagcgtgTTCACACCGGtaagaagccattcacctgctcagactgtgggaagcgaTTCGCCCAGTCGTctcaactgaaggaacatcagcgagttcacactggggagaagccgttcacttgctctgaatgtgggaagggatttgctcGGTCCTCTGAACTGAAATTACATCAGCGagtccacactggggagaagccattcacatgctatgaatgtgggaagggattcagtcagtCAGCTCAAATGAAGGATCAtctgcgagttcacactggggagagaccattcacctgctcagactgtgggaaggggttcactcGCTTGTCCACATTACTtcgacaccagcgagttcacactggggagaggccattcacctgctcagactgtgggaaaggattcattcaGTCAAATCACCTGCTACAACATCAGCGagtccacactggggagaagccgttcacttgCTCTGAATGTTGGAAGGTATTTGCTTGGTCATCTGAactgaagatacatcagcgagttcacactggggagaagccattctcGTGCTCtgactgtggaaagggattcactcactTATCCAGCCTACAGAgtcaccagcgaattcacactggggagaagccattcacctgctcagactgtgggaaaggattcactcgctcatccaacctacagagacaccagcgaattcacaccggggagaagccattcacatgctctgaatgtgggaaaggattcactcagtcatctcaactgaaagagcatcagcgagtccacactggggagaggccattcacctgctttgaatgtgggaagggatttgctcggtcatctgaactgaagatacatcagcgagtccatactggggagaagccgttcacctgctctgaatgtgggaaggtatTTGCACGGTCATCTGAATTGAAGTTACatcaacgagttcacactggggagaggccattcacatgctctgaatgtgggaagggatttgctcAGTCATCCAAACTTGTGAGGCACTACCGAATTCACACTAGAGAGaaactgttcacctgctcagattgtgggaaggaatTCAGTCGGTCATCTGACTTTAAAATACATCAGCAAATTCACACGAGGGGATGCAACTCACCtgttctgaatgtgggaaaggattcactcagacaTGTcaattaa